A window of the Anaerolineae bacterium genome harbors these coding sequences:
- a CDS encoding carbohydrate ABC transporter permease: MLLPFLWMLSASLKLDKDVFRFPIQWIPVDPRWSNYVKIWTQIPYLTFFANTAKLTVIITLLQLFTSSFAGYAFAKLDFKGRDIIFLAYIASIAIPWQSYMVPQFIMMRRLDLVDTHTSLILLQAFSAFGVFLMRQFFISIPNDIIDAARIDGLSEYGIYFRIMLPLSQPALATLTIFTAVFVWNDFMGPLIYLNSQSLKTIQLGLRMFIMQYSANYALIMAASLVSLIPVIILFLTFQRFFVEGIATTGVKG, translated from the coding sequence ATGTTGCTGCCCTTCCTGTGGATGCTCTCTGCCTCACTCAAGCTGGATAAGGATGTCTTTCGCTTCCCGATTCAGTGGATTCCAGTGGATCCGCGCTGGAGTAATTATGTAAAGATTTGGACCCAAATTCCTTACCTCACCTTCTTTGCCAACACCGCCAAGCTGACGGTCATTATCACCCTGCTTCAACTCTTTACCAGCAGTTTTGCCGGTTACGCCTTTGCCAAGCTTGATTTCAAGGGCAGAGACATTATCTTTCTTGCCTACATTGCCAGTATTGCCATCCCCTGGCAGTCCTACATGGTGCCGCAGTTTATCATGATGCGAAGATTGGACCTGGTTGATACACATACGTCATTGATCCTGTTGCAGGCCTTCTCGGCGTTTGGCGTTTTCCTGATGCGCCAGTTCTTTATCAGCATCCCCAACGATATCATTGATGCCGCGCGCATTGATGGCCTGAGCGAATACGGGATTTATTTCCGGATCATGCTCCCGCTTTCGCAGCCGGCGCTGGCCACGTTAACCATCTTTACCGCCGTTTTTGTCTGGAACGACTTCATGGGACCACTGATCTACCTAAACTCCCAGTCCCTCAAAACCATTCAGTTGGGCCTGCGCATGTTCATCATGCAGTATTCCGCCAATTACGCCTTGATTATGGCGGCCTCGCTTGTATCGCTGATACCCGTAATTATTCTCTTCCTTACCTTCCAGCGCTTCTTTGTCGAGGGCATTGCCACCACCGGGGTCAAGGGCTAA